A single genomic interval of Symphalangus syndactylus isolate Jambi chromosome 18, NHGRI_mSymSyn1-v2.1_pri, whole genome shotgun sequence harbors:
- the EWSR1 gene encoding RNA-binding protein EWS isoform X31: MASTDYSTYSQAAAQQGYSAYTAQPTQGYAQTTQAYGQQSYGTYGQPTDVSYTQAQTTATYGQTAYATSYGQPPTGYTTPTAPQAYSQPVQGYGTGAYDTTTATVTTTQASYAAQSAYGTQPAYPAYGQQPAATAPTSYSSTQPTSYDQSSYSQQNTYGQPSSYGQQSSYGQQSSYGQQPPTSYPPQTGSYSQAPSQYSQQSSSYGQQSSFRQDHPSSMGVYGQESGGFSGPGENRSMSGPDNRGRGRGGFDRGGMSRGGRGGGRGGMGSAGERGGFNKPGGPMDEGPDLDLGPPVDPDEDSDNSAIYVQGLNDSVTLDDLADFFKQCGVVKMNKRTGQPMIHIYLDKETGKPKGDATVSYEDPPTAKAAVEWFDGKDFQGSKLKVSLARKKPPMNSMRGGMPPREGRGMPPPLRGGPGGPGGPGGPMGRMGGRGGDRGGFPPRGPRGSRGNPSGGGNVQHRAGDWQCPNPGCGNQNFAWRTECNQCKAPKPEGFLPPPFPPPGGDRGRGGPGGMRGGRGGLMDRGGPGGMFRGGRGGDRGGFRGGRGMDRGGFGGGRRGGPGGPPGPLMEQMGGRRGGRGGPGKMDKGEHRQERRDRPY, encoded by the exons atggcGTCCACGG ATTACAGTACCTATAGCCAAGCTGCAGCGCAGCAGGG CTACAGTGCTTACACCGCCCAGCCCACTCAAGGATATGCACAGACCACCCAg GCATATGGGCAACAAAGCTATGGAACCTATGGACAGCCCACTGATGTCAGCTATACCCAGGCTCAGACCACTGCAACCTATGGGCAGACCGCCTATGCAACTTCTTATGGACAGCCTCCCACTG GTTATACTACTCCAACTGCCCCCCAGGCATACAGCCAGCCTGTCCAGGGGTATGGCACTGGTGCTTATGATACCACCACTGCTAcagtcaccaccacccaggcctCCTATGCAGCTCAGTCTGCGTATGGCACTCAGCCTGCTTATCCAGCCTATGGGCAGCAGCCAGCAGCCACTGCACCTACAAG CTATTCATCTACACAGCCGACTAGTTATGATCAGAGCAGTTACTCTCAGCAGAACACCTATGGGCAACCGAGCAGCTATGGACAGCAGAGTAGCTATGGTCAACAAAGCAGCTATGGGCAGCAGCCTCCCACTAGTTACCCACCCCAAACTGGATCCTACAGCCAAGCTCCAAGTCAATATAGCCAACAGAGCAGCAGCTACGGGCAGCAGA GTTCATTCCGACAGGACCACCCCAGTAGCATGGGTGTTTATGGGCAGGAGTCTGGAGGATTTTCCGGACCAGGAGAGAACCGGAGCATGAGTGGCCCTGATAACCGGGGCAGGGGAAGAGGGGGATTTGATCGTGGAGGCATGAGCAGAGGTGGGCGGGGAGGAGGACGCGGTGGAATGGG CAGCGCTGGAGAGCGAGGTGGCTTCAATAAGCCTGGTG GACCCATGGATGAAGGACCAGATCTTGATCTAG gcCCACCTGTAGATCCAGATGAAGACTCTGACAACAGTGCAATTTATGTACAAGGATTAAATGACAGTGTGACTCTAGATGATCTGGCAGACTTCTTTAAGCAGTGTGGGGTTGTTAAG ATGAACAAGAGAACTGGGCAACCCATGATCCACATCTACCTGGACAAGGAAACAGGAAAGCCCAAAGGCGATGCCACAGTGTCCTATGAAGACCCACCTACTGCCAAGGCTGCCGTGGAATGGTTTGATG GGAAAGATTTTCAAGGGAGCAAACTTAAAGTCTCCCTTGCTCGGAAGAAGCCTCCAATGAACAGTATGCGGGGTGGTATGCCACCCCGTGAGGGCAGAGGGATGCCACCACCACTCCGTGGAG GTCCAGGAGGCCCAGGAGGTCCTGGGGGACCCATGGGTCGCATGGGAGGCCGTGGAGGAGATAGAGGAGGCTTCCCTCCAAGAGGACCCCGGGGTTCCCGAGGGAACCCCTCTGGAGGAGGAAACGTCCAGCACCGAGCTGGAGACTGGCAGTGTCCCAATCC GGGTTGTGGAAACCAGAACTTCGCCTGGAGAACAGAATGCAACCAGTGTAAGGCCCCAAAGCCTGAAGGCTTCCTCCCGCCACCCTTCCCACCCCCGG GTGGTGATCGTGGCAGAGGTGGCCCTGGTGGCATGCGGGGAGGAAGAGGTGGCCTCATGGATCGTGGTGGTCCCGGTGGAATGTTCAGAGGTGGCCGTGGTGGAGACAGAGGTGGCTTCCGTGGTGGCCGGGGCATGGACCGAGGAGGCTTTGGTGGAGGAAGACGAGGTGGCCCTGGGGGGCCCCCTGGACCTTTGATGGAACAgatgggaggaagaagaggaggacgTGGAGGACCTGGAAAAATGGATAA AGGCGAGCACCGTCAGGAGCGCAGAGATCGGCCCTACTAG
- the EWSR1 gene encoding RNA-binding protein EWS isoform X16 — MASTDYSTYSQAAAQQGYSAYTAQPTQGYAQTTQAYGQQSYGTYGQPTDVSYTQAQTTATYGQTAYATSYGQPPTGYTTPTAPQAYSQPVQGYGTGAYDTTTATVTTTQASYAAQSAYGTQPAYPAYGQQPAATAPTRPQDGNKPTETSQPQSSTGGYNQPSLGYGQSNYSYPQVPGSYPMQPVTAPPSYPPTSYSSTQPTSYDQSSYSQQNTYGQPSSYGQQSSYGQQSSYGQQPPTSYPPQTGSYSQAPSQYSQQSSSYGQQSSFRQDHPSSMGVYGQESGGFSGPGENRSMSGPDNRGRGRGGFDRGGMSRGGRGGGRGGMGAGERGGFNKPGGPMDEGPDLDLGPPVDPDEDSDNSAIYVQGLNDSVTLDDLADFFKQCGVVKMNKRTGQPMIHIYLDKETGKPKGDATVSYEDPPTAKAAVEWFDGKDFQGSKLKVSLARKKPPMNSMRGGMPPREGRGMPPPLRGGPGGPGGPGGPMGRMGGRGGDRGGFPPRGPRGSRGNPSGGGNVQHRAGDWQCPNPGCGNQNFAWRTECNQCKAPKPEGFLPPPFPPPGGDRGRGGPGGMRGGRGGLMDRGGPGGMFRGGRGGDRGGFRGGRGMDRGGFGGGRRGGPGGPPGPLMEQMGGRRGGRGGPGKMDKGEHRQERRDRPY, encoded by the exons atggcGTCCACGG ATTACAGTACCTATAGCCAAGCTGCAGCGCAGCAGGG CTACAGTGCTTACACCGCCCAGCCCACTCAAGGATATGCACAGACCACCCAg GCATATGGGCAACAAAGCTATGGAACCTATGGACAGCCCACTGATGTCAGCTATACCCAGGCTCAGACCACTGCAACCTATGGGCAGACCGCCTATGCAACTTCTTATGGACAGCCTCCCACTG GTTATACTACTCCAACTGCCCCCCAGGCATACAGCCAGCCTGTCCAGGGGTATGGCACTGGTGCTTATGATACCACCACTGCTAcagtcaccaccacccaggcctCCTATGCAGCTCAGTCTGCGTATGGCACTCAGCCTGCTTATCCAGCCTATGGGCAGCAGCCAGCAGCCACTGCACCTACAAG ACCGCAGGATGGAAACAAGCCCACTGAGACTAGTCAACCTCAATCTAGCACAGGGGGTTACAACCAGCCCAGCCTAGGATATGGACAGAGTAACTACAGTTATCCCCAGGTGCCTGGGAGCTACCCCATGCAGCCAGTCACCGCACCTCCATCCTACCCTCCTACCAG CTATTCATCTACACAGCCGACTAGTTATGATCAGAGCAGTTACTCTCAGCAGAACACCTATGGGCAACCGAGCAGCTATGGACAGCAGAGTAGCTATGGTCAACAAAGCAGCTATGGGCAGCAGCCTCCCACTAGTTACCCACCCCAAACTGGATCCTACAGCCAAGCTCCAAGTCAATATAGCCAACAGAGCAGCAGCTACGGGCAGCAGA GTTCATTCCGACAGGACCACCCCAGTAGCATGGGTGTTTATGGGCAGGAGTCTGGAGGATTTTCCGGACCAGGAGAGAACCGGAGCATGAGTGGCCCTGATAACCGGGGCAGGGGAAGAGGGGGATTTGATCGTGGAGGCATGAGCAGAGGTGGGCGGGGAGGAGGACGCGGTGGAATGGG CGCTGGAGAGCGAGGTGGCTTCAATAAGCCTGGTG GACCCATGGATGAAGGACCAGATCTTGATCTAG gcCCACCTGTAGATCCAGATGAAGACTCTGACAACAGTGCAATTTATGTACAAGGATTAAATGACAGTGTGACTCTAGATGATCTGGCAGACTTCTTTAAGCAGTGTGGGGTTGTTAAG ATGAACAAGAGAACTGGGCAACCCATGATCCACATCTACCTGGACAAGGAAACAGGAAAGCCCAAAGGCGATGCCACAGTGTCCTATGAAGACCCACCTACTGCCAAGGCTGCCGTGGAATGGTTTGATG GGAAAGATTTTCAAGGGAGCAAACTTAAAGTCTCCCTTGCTCGGAAGAAGCCTCCAATGAACAGTATGCGGGGTGGTATGCCACCCCGTGAGGGCAGAGGGATGCCACCACCACTCCGTGGAG GTCCAGGAGGCCCAGGAGGTCCTGGGGGACCCATGGGTCGCATGGGAGGCCGTGGAGGAGATAGAGGAGGCTTCCCTCCAAGAGGACCCCGGGGTTCCCGAGGGAACCCCTCTGGAGGAGGAAACGTCCAGCACCGAGCTGGAGACTGGCAGTGTCCCAATCC GGGTTGTGGAAACCAGAACTTCGCCTGGAGAACAGAATGCAACCAGTGTAAGGCCCCAAAGCCTGAAGGCTTCCTCCCGCCACCCTTCCCACCCCCGG GTGGTGATCGTGGCAGAGGTGGCCCTGGTGGCATGCGGGGAGGAAGAGGTGGCCTCATGGATCGTGGTGGTCCCGGTGGAATGTTCAGAGGTGGCCGTGGTGGAGACAGAGGTGGCTTCCGTGGTGGCCGGGGCATGGACCGAGGAGGCTTTGGTGGAGGAAGACGAGGTGGCCCTGGGGGGCCCCCTGGACCTTTGATGGAACAgatgggaggaagaagaggaggacgTGGAGGACCTGGAAAAATGGATAA AGGCGAGCACCGTCAGGAGCGCAGAGATCGGCCCTACTAG
- the EWSR1 gene encoding RNA-binding protein EWS isoform X12: MASTDYSTYSQAAAQQGYSAYTAQPTQGYAQTTQQAYGQQSYGTYGQPTDVSYTQAQTTATYGQTAYATSYGQPPTVEGTSTGYTTPTAPQAYSQPVQGYGTGAYDTTTATVTTTQASYAAQSAYGTQPAYPAYGQQPAATAPTRPQDGNKPTETSQPQSSTGGYNQPSLGYGQSNYSYPQVPGSYPMQPVTAPPSYPPTSYSSTQPTSYDQSSYSQQNTYGQPSSYGQQSSYGQQSSYGQQPPTSYPPQTGSYSQAPSQYSQQSSSYGQQSSFRQDHPSSMGVYGQESGGFSGPGENRSMSGPDNRGRGRGGFDRGGMSRGGRGGGRGGMGAGERGGFNKPGGPMDEGPDLDLGPPVDPDEDSDNSAIYVQGLNDSVTLDDLADFFKQCGVVKMNKRTGQPMIHIYLDKETGKPKGDATVSYEDPPTAKAAVEWFDGKDFQGSKLKVSLARKKPPMNSMRGGMPPREGRGMPPPLRGGPGGPGGPGGPMGRMGGRGGDRGGFPPRGPRGSRGNPSGGGNVQHRAGDWQCPNPSIGDFCCDVIVCRGCGNQNFAWRTECNQCGDRGRGGPGGMRGGRGGLMDRGGPGGMFRGGRGGDRGGFRGGRGMDRGGFGGGRRGGPGGPPGPLMEQMGGRRGGRGGPGKMDKGEHRQERRDRPY; this comes from the exons atggcGTCCACGG ATTACAGTACCTATAGCCAAGCTGCAGCGCAGCAGGG CTACAGTGCTTACACCGCCCAGCCCACTCAAGGATATGCACAGACCACCCAg CAGGCATATGGGCAACAAAGCTATGGAACCTATGGACAGCCCACTGATGTCAGCTATACCCAGGCTCAGACCACTGCAACCTATGGGCAGACCGCCTATGCAACTTCTTATGGACAGCCTCCCACTG TAGAAGGGACCAGTACAG GTTATACTACTCCAACTGCCCCCCAGGCATACAGCCAGCCTGTCCAGGGGTATGGCACTGGTGCTTATGATACCACCACTGCTAcagtcaccaccacccaggcctCCTATGCAGCTCAGTCTGCGTATGGCACTCAGCCTGCTTATCCAGCCTATGGGCAGCAGCCAGCAGCCACTGCACCTACAAG ACCGCAGGATGGAAACAAGCCCACTGAGACTAGTCAACCTCAATCTAGCACAGGGGGTTACAACCAGCCCAGCCTAGGATATGGACAGAGTAACTACAGTTATCCCCAGGTGCCTGGGAGCTACCCCATGCAGCCAGTCACCGCACCTCCATCCTACCCTCCTACCAG CTATTCATCTACACAGCCGACTAGTTATGATCAGAGCAGTTACTCTCAGCAGAACACCTATGGGCAACCGAGCAGCTATGGACAGCAGAGTAGCTATGGTCAACAAAGCAGCTATGGGCAGCAGCCTCCCACTAGTTACCCACCCCAAACTGGATCCTACAGCCAAGCTCCAAGTCAATATAGCCAACAGAGCAGCAGCTACGGGCAGCAGA GTTCATTCCGACAGGACCACCCCAGTAGCATGGGTGTTTATGGGCAGGAGTCTGGAGGATTTTCCGGACCAGGAGAGAACCGGAGCATGAGTGGCCCTGATAACCGGGGCAGGGGAAGAGGGGGATTTGATCGTGGAGGCATGAGCAGAGGTGGGCGGGGAGGAGGACGCGGTGGAATGGG CGCTGGAGAGCGAGGTGGCTTCAATAAGCCTGGTG GACCCATGGATGAAGGACCAGATCTTGATCTAG gcCCACCTGTAGATCCAGATGAAGACTCTGACAACAGTGCAATTTATGTACAAGGATTAAATGACAGTGTGACTCTAGATGATCTGGCAGACTTCTTTAAGCAGTGTGGGGTTGTTAAG ATGAACAAGAGAACTGGGCAACCCATGATCCACATCTACCTGGACAAGGAAACAGGAAAGCCCAAAGGCGATGCCACAGTGTCCTATGAAGACCCACCTACTGCCAAGGCTGCCGTGGAATGGTTTGATG GGAAAGATTTTCAAGGGAGCAAACTTAAAGTCTCCCTTGCTCGGAAGAAGCCTCCAATGAACAGTATGCGGGGTGGTATGCCACCCCGTGAGGGCAGAGGGATGCCACCACCACTCCGTGGAG GTCCAGGAGGCCCAGGAGGTCCTGGGGGACCCATGGGTCGCATGGGAGGCCGTGGAGGAGATAGAGGAGGCTTCCCTCCAAGAGGACCCCGGGGTTCCCGAGGGAACCCCTCTGGAGGAGGAAACGTCCAGCACCGAGCTGGAGACTGGCAGTGTCCCAATCC TTCAATTGGTGATTTCTGCTGTGATGTAATTGTATGCAGGGGTTGTGGAAACCAGAACTTCGCCTGGAGAACAGAATGCAACCAGT GTGGTGATCGTGGCAGAGGTGGCCCTGGTGGCATGCGGGGAGGAAGAGGTGGCCTCATGGATCGTGGTGGTCCCGGTGGAATGTTCAGAGGTGGCCGTGGTGGAGACAGAGGTGGCTTCCGTGGTGGCCGGGGCATGGACCGAGGAGGCTTTGGTGGAGGAAGACGAGGTGGCCCTGGGGGGCCCCCTGGACCTTTGATGGAACAgatgggaggaagaagaggaggacgTGGAGGACCTGGAAAAATGGATAA AGGCGAGCACCGTCAGGAGCGCAGAGATCGGCCCTACTAG
- the EWSR1 gene encoding RNA-binding protein EWS isoform X10, producing MASTDYSTYSQAAAQQGYSAYTAQPTQGYAQTTQAYGQQSYGTYGQPTDVSYTQAQTTATYGQTAYATSYGQPPTVEGTSTGYTTPTAPQAYSQPVQGYGTGAYDTTTATVTTTQASYAAQSAYGTQPAYPAYGQQPAATAPTRPQDGNKPTETSQPQSSTGGYNQPSLGYGQSNYSYPQVPGSYPMQPVTAPPSYPPTSYSSTQPTSYDQSSYSQQNTYGQPSSYGQQSSYGQQSSYGQQPPTSYPPQTGSYSQAPSQYSQQSSSYGQQSSFRQDHPSSMGVYGQESGGFSGPGENRSMSGPDNRGRGRGGFDRGGMSRGGRGGGRGGMGAGERGGFNKPGGPMDEGPDLDLGPPVDPDEDSDNSAIYVQGLNDSVTLDDLADFFKQCGVVKMNKRTGQPMIHIYLDKETGKPKGDATVSYEDPPTAKAAVEWFDGKDFQGSKLKVSLARKKPPMNSMRGGMPPREGRGMPPPLRGGPGGPGGPGGPMGRMGGRGGDRGGFPPRGPRGSRGNPSGGGNVQHRAGDWQCPNPGCGNQNFAWRTECNQCKAPKPEGFLPPPFPPPGGDRGRGGPGGMRGGRGGLMDRGGPGGMFRGGRGGDRGGFRGGRGMDRGGFGGGRRGGPGGPPGPLMEQMGGRRGGRGGPGKMDKGEHRQERRDRPY from the exons atggcGTCCACGG ATTACAGTACCTATAGCCAAGCTGCAGCGCAGCAGGG CTACAGTGCTTACACCGCCCAGCCCACTCAAGGATATGCACAGACCACCCAg GCATATGGGCAACAAAGCTATGGAACCTATGGACAGCCCACTGATGTCAGCTATACCCAGGCTCAGACCACTGCAACCTATGGGCAGACCGCCTATGCAACTTCTTATGGACAGCCTCCCACTG TAGAAGGGACCAGTACAG GTTATACTACTCCAACTGCCCCCCAGGCATACAGCCAGCCTGTCCAGGGGTATGGCACTGGTGCTTATGATACCACCACTGCTAcagtcaccaccacccaggcctCCTATGCAGCTCAGTCTGCGTATGGCACTCAGCCTGCTTATCCAGCCTATGGGCAGCAGCCAGCAGCCACTGCACCTACAAG ACCGCAGGATGGAAACAAGCCCACTGAGACTAGTCAACCTCAATCTAGCACAGGGGGTTACAACCAGCCCAGCCTAGGATATGGACAGAGTAACTACAGTTATCCCCAGGTGCCTGGGAGCTACCCCATGCAGCCAGTCACCGCACCTCCATCCTACCCTCCTACCAG CTATTCATCTACACAGCCGACTAGTTATGATCAGAGCAGTTACTCTCAGCAGAACACCTATGGGCAACCGAGCAGCTATGGACAGCAGAGTAGCTATGGTCAACAAAGCAGCTATGGGCAGCAGCCTCCCACTAGTTACCCACCCCAAACTGGATCCTACAGCCAAGCTCCAAGTCAATATAGCCAACAGAGCAGCAGCTACGGGCAGCAGA GTTCATTCCGACAGGACCACCCCAGTAGCATGGGTGTTTATGGGCAGGAGTCTGGAGGATTTTCCGGACCAGGAGAGAACCGGAGCATGAGTGGCCCTGATAACCGGGGCAGGGGAAGAGGGGGATTTGATCGTGGAGGCATGAGCAGAGGTGGGCGGGGAGGAGGACGCGGTGGAATGGG CGCTGGAGAGCGAGGTGGCTTCAATAAGCCTGGTG GACCCATGGATGAAGGACCAGATCTTGATCTAG gcCCACCTGTAGATCCAGATGAAGACTCTGACAACAGTGCAATTTATGTACAAGGATTAAATGACAGTGTGACTCTAGATGATCTGGCAGACTTCTTTAAGCAGTGTGGGGTTGTTAAG ATGAACAAGAGAACTGGGCAACCCATGATCCACATCTACCTGGACAAGGAAACAGGAAAGCCCAAAGGCGATGCCACAGTGTCCTATGAAGACCCACCTACTGCCAAGGCTGCCGTGGAATGGTTTGATG GGAAAGATTTTCAAGGGAGCAAACTTAAAGTCTCCCTTGCTCGGAAGAAGCCTCCAATGAACAGTATGCGGGGTGGTATGCCACCCCGTGAGGGCAGAGGGATGCCACCACCACTCCGTGGAG GTCCAGGAGGCCCAGGAGGTCCTGGGGGACCCATGGGTCGCATGGGAGGCCGTGGAGGAGATAGAGGAGGCTTCCCTCCAAGAGGACCCCGGGGTTCCCGAGGGAACCCCTCTGGAGGAGGAAACGTCCAGCACCGAGCTGGAGACTGGCAGTGTCCCAATCC GGGTTGTGGAAACCAGAACTTCGCCTGGAGAACAGAATGCAACCAGTGTAAGGCCCCAAAGCCTGAAGGCTTCCTCCCGCCACCCTTCCCACCCCCGG GTGGTGATCGTGGCAGAGGTGGCCCTGGTGGCATGCGGGGAGGAAGAGGTGGCCTCATGGATCGTGGTGGTCCCGGTGGAATGTTCAGAGGTGGCCGTGGTGGAGACAGAGGTGGCTTCCGTGGTGGCCGGGGCATGGACCGAGGAGGCTTTGGTGGAGGAAGACGAGGTGGCCCTGGGGGGCCCCCTGGACCTTTGATGGAACAgatgggaggaagaagaggaggacgTGGAGGACCTGGAAAAATGGATAA AGGCGAGCACCGTCAGGAGCGCAGAGATCGGCCCTACTAG
- the EWSR1 gene encoding RNA-binding protein EWS isoform X3: MASTDYSTYSQAAAQQGYSAYTAQPTQGYAQTTQAYGQQSYGTYGQPTDVSYTQAQTTATYGQTAYATSYGQPPTVEGTSTGYTTPTAPQAYSQPVQGYGTGAYDTTTATVTTTQASYAAQSAYGTQPAYPAYGQQPAATAPTRPQDGNKPTETSQPQSSTGGYNQPSLGYGQSNYSYPQVPGSYPMQPVTAPPSYPPTSYSSTQPTSYDQSSYSQQNTYGQPSSYGQQSSYGQQSSYGQQPPTSYPPQTGSYSQAPSQYSQQSSSYGQQSSFRQDHPSSMGVYGQESGGFSGPGENRSMSGPDNRGRGRGGFDRGGMSRGGRGGGRGGMGSAGERGGFNKPGGPMDEGPDLDLGPPVDPDEDSDNSAIYVQGLNDSVTLDDLADFFKQCGVVKMNKRTGQPMIHIYLDKETGKPKGDATVSYEDPPTAKAAVEWFDGKDFQGSKLKVSLARKKPPMNSMRGGMPPREGRGMPPPLRGGPGGPGGPGGPMGRMGGRGGDRGGFPPRGPRGSRGNPSGGGNVQHRAGDWQCPNPSIGDFCCDVIVCRGCGNQNFAWRTECNQCKAPKPEGFLPPPFPPPGGDRGRGGPGGMRGGRGGLMDRGGPGGMFRGGRGGDRGGFRGGRGMDRGGFGGGRRGGPGGPPGPLMEQMGGRRGGRGGPGKMDKGEHRQERRDRPY, encoded by the exons atggcGTCCACGG ATTACAGTACCTATAGCCAAGCTGCAGCGCAGCAGGG CTACAGTGCTTACACCGCCCAGCCCACTCAAGGATATGCACAGACCACCCAg GCATATGGGCAACAAAGCTATGGAACCTATGGACAGCCCACTGATGTCAGCTATACCCAGGCTCAGACCACTGCAACCTATGGGCAGACCGCCTATGCAACTTCTTATGGACAGCCTCCCACTG TAGAAGGGACCAGTACAG GTTATACTACTCCAACTGCCCCCCAGGCATACAGCCAGCCTGTCCAGGGGTATGGCACTGGTGCTTATGATACCACCACTGCTAcagtcaccaccacccaggcctCCTATGCAGCTCAGTCTGCGTATGGCACTCAGCCTGCTTATCCAGCCTATGGGCAGCAGCCAGCAGCCACTGCACCTACAAG ACCGCAGGATGGAAACAAGCCCACTGAGACTAGTCAACCTCAATCTAGCACAGGGGGTTACAACCAGCCCAGCCTAGGATATGGACAGAGTAACTACAGTTATCCCCAGGTGCCTGGGAGCTACCCCATGCAGCCAGTCACCGCACCTCCATCCTACCCTCCTACCAG CTATTCATCTACACAGCCGACTAGTTATGATCAGAGCAGTTACTCTCAGCAGAACACCTATGGGCAACCGAGCAGCTATGGACAGCAGAGTAGCTATGGTCAACAAAGCAGCTATGGGCAGCAGCCTCCCACTAGTTACCCACCCCAAACTGGATCCTACAGCCAAGCTCCAAGTCAATATAGCCAACAGAGCAGCAGCTACGGGCAGCAGA GTTCATTCCGACAGGACCACCCCAGTAGCATGGGTGTTTATGGGCAGGAGTCTGGAGGATTTTCCGGACCAGGAGAGAACCGGAGCATGAGTGGCCCTGATAACCGGGGCAGGGGAAGAGGGGGATTTGATCGTGGAGGCATGAGCAGAGGTGGGCGGGGAGGAGGACGCGGTGGAATGGG CAGCGCTGGAGAGCGAGGTGGCTTCAATAAGCCTGGTG GACCCATGGATGAAGGACCAGATCTTGATCTAG gcCCACCTGTAGATCCAGATGAAGACTCTGACAACAGTGCAATTTATGTACAAGGATTAAATGACAGTGTGACTCTAGATGATCTGGCAGACTTCTTTAAGCAGTGTGGGGTTGTTAAG ATGAACAAGAGAACTGGGCAACCCATGATCCACATCTACCTGGACAAGGAAACAGGAAAGCCCAAAGGCGATGCCACAGTGTCCTATGAAGACCCACCTACTGCCAAGGCTGCCGTGGAATGGTTTGATG GGAAAGATTTTCAAGGGAGCAAACTTAAAGTCTCCCTTGCTCGGAAGAAGCCTCCAATGAACAGTATGCGGGGTGGTATGCCACCCCGTGAGGGCAGAGGGATGCCACCACCACTCCGTGGAG GTCCAGGAGGCCCAGGAGGTCCTGGGGGACCCATGGGTCGCATGGGAGGCCGTGGAGGAGATAGAGGAGGCTTCCCTCCAAGAGGACCCCGGGGTTCCCGAGGGAACCCCTCTGGAGGAGGAAACGTCCAGCACCGAGCTGGAGACTGGCAGTGTCCCAATCC TTCAATTGGTGATTTCTGCTGTGATGTAATTGTATGCAGGGGTTGTGGAAACCAGAACTTCGCCTGGAGAACAGAATGCAACCAGTGTAAGGCCCCAAAGCCTGAAGGCTTCCTCCCGCCACCCTTCCCACCCCCGG GTGGTGATCGTGGCAGAGGTGGCCCTGGTGGCATGCGGGGAGGAAGAGGTGGCCTCATGGATCGTGGTGGTCCCGGTGGAATGTTCAGAGGTGGCCGTGGTGGAGACAGAGGTGGCTTCCGTGGTGGCCGGGGCATGGACCGAGGAGGCTTTGGTGGAGGAAGACGAGGTGGCCCTGGGGGGCCCCCTGGACCTTTGATGGAACAgatgggaggaagaagaggaggacgTGGAGGACCTGGAAAAATGGATAA AGGCGAGCACCGTCAGGAGCGCAGAGATCGGCCCTACTAG